A window of Pusillimonas sp. T7-7 contains these coding sequences:
- a CDS encoding ketopantoate reductase family protein, with amino-acid sequence MAKVAIVGCGAMGSVYAGLMAHAGHEVYGITLWPDHAAAIQEKGLRVSGISGDKTVRLAAASTTTEGIGVCDLVIIATKAFDVKSAASDALPLIGPQTVVQTIQNGVGSPDAAAQILPADQMAVGVVGGYGASVPEPGHAHHNGFEVTWFGKYAGLSDEQLEGSADIWRSSGFKVALHDDVQSMVWKKLIMNVAFSGTSCATGLTIGQILGDANAWKVGRGCSEEAVAVCEAQGINLGIADPIAHVQSLGGKIPNARPSMLLDSLAGRRGEIDAINGAISRLGAKLGVPTPTNDVVVAIVKAKESLIHS; translated from the coding sequence ATGGCAAAGGTAGCAATAGTTGGTTGCGGTGCAATGGGGTCTGTTTATGCGGGCTTGATGGCTCATGCAGGCCACGAGGTCTATGGCATTACTCTGTGGCCTGACCATGCCGCGGCCATCCAGGAAAAAGGTTTGCGGGTATCAGGCATCAGCGGAGACAAGACAGTAAGGCTTGCTGCTGCGTCCACGACCACAGAGGGCATTGGTGTGTGCGATTTGGTCATTATTGCCACCAAAGCCTTTGATGTGAAATCCGCAGCAAGTGATGCACTGCCATTGATTGGGCCGCAGACGGTGGTGCAAACCATACAAAACGGTGTGGGCTCGCCCGACGCTGCGGCACAAATTCTTCCAGCGGACCAGATGGCTGTGGGCGTGGTGGGCGGATACGGTGCATCGGTGCCCGAGCCTGGCCATGCTCATCACAATGGTTTCGAAGTTACCTGGTTTGGCAAGTATGCAGGTCTGTCTGATGAGCAACTGGAAGGCTCTGCCGACATCTGGCGCAGTTCAGGTTTCAAGGTAGCGCTGCATGATGACGTACAGAGCATGGTTTGGAAAAAGCTGATCATGAATGTCGCGTTTTCCGGTACTTCGTGCGCTACGGGTCTTACCATAGGCCAGATCCTTGGCGATGCAAATGCATGGAAGGTGGGGCGAGGCTGTTCGGAAGAAGCGGTGGCGGTTTGCGAGGCGCAGGGAATAAATTTGGGTATTGCCGATCCCATTGCCCATGTGCAGAGCCTGGGGGGCAAGATTCCCAATGCGCGTCCATCCATGCTGCTCGATTCCCTGGCCGGGCGGCGTGGCGAAATCGACGCCATCAATGGCGCGATCAGTCGTCTGGGCGCCAAATTGGGCGTACCCACGCCGACCAACGATGTCGTCGTGGCAATCGTCAAGGCCAAGGAAAGTCTGATTCATTCTTGA
- a CDS encoding ABC transporter permease, which translates to MSSTSYRLGAALRKTLWQAVPTVVGIVILNFLLLQMLPGDAVDVIAAESGSATQETMAQLRAHFGLDVSMPQQLWNYLSNLLHFDLGNSPRHNMPVTTLIGTRIGNTLLLMITALGLAFVLGVLLGLIMAVRVGRWPDRILSVLSLLLYSTPSFWLGLMAIVLFSVKLGWFPTGGNITIGAGLSGWAYLLDVVRHLTLPALAMAGFYVAIFSRLTRSAMLEVSRQDYVRTAWAKGVGPVAVNLRHILRNALIPVTTVAGLHFGTLLGGAVVIEVVFSWPGLGRLALESVLSRDYSVLMGILFLSSLLVVFVNMLTDVLHAWLDPRIQPR; encoded by the coding sequence ATGAGCAGCACTTCCTATCGCCTGGGCGCAGCCTTGCGCAAAACCCTATGGCAAGCTGTGCCGACTGTGGTCGGCATTGTCATTTTGAATTTCCTGCTGCTGCAAATGCTGCCCGGAGACGCCGTTGATGTGATCGCGGCCGAATCGGGCTCTGCCACACAAGAAACCATGGCGCAGTTGCGGGCGCATTTCGGGCTCGATGTTTCCATGCCCCAGCAACTGTGGAATTACCTGAGCAACCTGCTGCATTTTGATCTGGGCAACTCCCCACGCCACAATATGCCCGTGACTACCTTGATAGGCACACGCATAGGCAACACGCTGCTATTGATGATCACAGCGCTTGGGCTGGCGTTTGTATTGGGTGTGTTGCTGGGTTTGATCATGGCCGTCAGGGTGGGCAGATGGCCTGATCGTATTCTGTCGGTCCTGTCGCTGCTGCTGTATTCCACGCCCAGCTTTTGGCTGGGCTTGATGGCCATCGTACTGTTTTCCGTCAAGCTGGGCTGGTTTCCCACGGGCGGCAATATAACAATAGGTGCAGGCTTGTCGGGCTGGGCTTATTTGCTGGACGTCGTCCGGCACTTGACGCTGCCGGCCTTGGCCATGGCGGGTTTTTATGTGGCTATTTTTTCGCGGCTGACGCGTTCGGCCATGCTGGAGGTCAGCCGGCAGGACTACGTGCGTACAGCGTGGGCCAAGGGTGTCGGGCCGGTGGCCGTCAACTTGCGCCACATTTTGCGCAATGCGCTCATCCCCGTGACAACGGTGGCTGGCCTGCATTTTGGCACATTGCTGGGCGGCGCGGTCGTGATCGAGGTTGTCTTCAGCTGGCCGGGGCTGGGTCGATTGGCCCTCGAGTCCGTGCTGTCGCGCGACTATTCCGTGCTCATGGGCATACTGTTCCTTTCTTCTTTGCTGGTGGTGTTTGTCAACATGCTGACCGATGTGCTGCATGCCTGGCTGGACCCACGCATACAGCCCCGCTGA
- a CDS encoding ABC transporter substrate-binding protein has product MQRVRGIFPGRRKFGLAVMAISLGMSGLLAGGAARAASAGASQPVHGGTLNWIVTPEPASFIPLTTTAGTNAELGPKVVEGLLTYDNDLNPLPLLATEWKISEDGLRYTFTLRKGVKWHDGKDFTSADVAFSILTLKQVHPRGRAIFSNVTEVQTPDAHTAIVVLSKPAPYLLTALAGAESPIVPKHLYEGTDIVANKYNSSPVGTGPFVFKEWVKGSHIVLERNPNYWNQPRPYLDKIIVRFIPDAVARSAALESGSADLAGQAIPLSDVKRFSDMPHLRVDTINWPYISVHQQLFFNLDTPALQDKKVRQAIAQAIDVNALNKVVWYGYGTPSAAAIGKASTKYHNADIPFFKTDIKQAVQLLDEAGLKPNADGTRLTLRLLYNPFQERRAADFVRQSLSRIGIDAVIENYDFATYVKKAYTDRAFDITLEALANIFDPTVGVQRVFWSKNFKVGLPFSNAAHYVNPEVDRLLEAAAIEVDENKRRQQFLDFQEIVHEDIPSIEFGANPQITVVAKKVKDYAPTGEGLRGSFADLYIAE; this is encoded by the coding sequence ATGCAACGCGTTCGTGGCATTTTCCCCGGTCGCCGCAAGTTTGGTCTTGCCGTGATGGCTATCAGTCTGGGTATGTCCGGTTTGTTGGCGGGGGGCGCCGCCAGGGCGGCATCTGCAGGCGCTTCCCAGCCTGTACATGGCGGCACGCTTAACTGGATCGTTACTCCCGAGCCTGCATCCTTCATCCCCCTGACGACCACAGCAGGTACCAATGCCGAGCTTGGGCCCAAAGTGGTCGAGGGCCTGCTGACTTACGACAATGACTTGAACCCCTTGCCTCTGCTGGCAACCGAGTGGAAGATCAGCGAAGACGGGCTGCGCTACACGTTTACCCTGCGCAAGGGTGTCAAGTGGCACGATGGTAAAGACTTCACCTCGGCCGATGTGGCGTTTTCCATTCTTACGCTCAAGCAGGTGCATCCTCGCGGCCGCGCTATTTTTTCCAACGTGACCGAGGTACAGACCCCTGATGCACACACAGCTATCGTCGTACTCAGCAAGCCTGCGCCTTATCTGCTGACCGCGCTGGCAGGCGCCGAATCGCCCATCGTGCCCAAGCATTTGTACGAAGGCACTGACATTGTTGCCAACAAGTACAACAGCTCACCGGTGGGTACGGGCCCCTTTGTGTTCAAGGAGTGGGTCAAGGGCAGCCACATCGTGCTGGAGCGCAACCCCAACTACTGGAATCAGCCCCGGCCCTATCTGGATAAGATCATTGTCCGCTTTATTCCCGACGCGGTAGCTCGGTCTGCCGCATTGGAATCGGGCAGTGCCGATCTGGCCGGCCAGGCCATTCCCCTATCAGATGTAAAGCGTTTCAGCGACATGCCCCATCTGCGTGTCGATACGATCAACTGGCCTTATATCAGTGTGCACCAGCAGCTGTTTTTCAACCTTGATACGCCCGCCCTGCAAGACAAGAAAGTGCGCCAGGCCATCGCTCAGGCCATTGATGTCAATGCCTTGAACAAGGTTGTATGGTACGGCTACGGTACGCCTTCAGCGGCTGCAATAGGCAAGGCCAGCACCAAGTATCACAATGCTGACATTCCTTTTTTCAAAACCGACATCAAACAAGCTGTACAACTGCTGGATGAAGCCGGTTTGAAACCAAATGCCGATGGCACCCGCCTGACGTTGCGCCTGCTTTATAACCCCTTCCAGGAACGTCGTGCTGCTGATTTTGTACGCCAGTCGTTAAGTCGCATCGGCATTGACGCCGTCATTGAAAACTATGATTTTGCCACCTATGTGAAGAAGGCTTATACCGATCGCGCCTTTGATATCACGCTGGAAGCGTTGGCCAATATCTTTGATCCCACAGTTGGCGTGCAGCGTGTGTTCTGGTCCAAGAACTTCAAGGTAGGCCTGCCGTTCTCCAACGCGGCGCATTACGTCAATCCCGAAGTCGATCGCCTGCTCGAAGCCGCTGCCATCGAAGTTGATGAAAACAAGCGCCGCCAGCAGTTTCTGGATTTCCAGGAGATCGTCCACGAAGACATACCTTCCATCGAGTTTGGCGCCAACCCTCAAATTACCGTCGTGGCCAAGAAGGTCAAAGACTATGCCCCCACGGGCGAGGGCTTGCGCGGCAGCTTCGCCGACCTGTATATAGCAGAGTAA